From Cellulomonas fimi ATCC 484, a single genomic window includes:
- a CDS encoding heme oxygenase (biliverdin-producing), with amino-acid sequence MSTTTDEHALAPLSAALRAGTREAHESAERSPFVEHLVGGRLDVAAYADLAAQQLAVYTALEAAGHALRAAGDDHGLVFDELRRVPAIEADLAHLYGPTWREAVRTLPATVAYVERLRTVTADLPGYAAHAYTRYLGDLSGGQVLQRMIQRHYGLQAGLSFYDFPQIHRLKPFKDVYRERLDALDLSPAQRAEVVDEARVAFRLNQAMFTDLAAVHVR; translated from the coding sequence ATGAGCACGACGACCGACGAGCACGCGCTCGCCCCGCTCTCGGCAGCGCTGCGCGCCGGGACGCGCGAGGCCCACGAGAGCGCCGAGCGCTCGCCCTTCGTCGAGCACCTCGTCGGCGGGCGTCTCGACGTCGCCGCCTACGCGGACCTCGCCGCGCAGCAGCTCGCGGTCTACACCGCGCTCGAGGCCGCGGGCCACGCGCTGCGCGCCGCCGGGGACGACCACGGGCTGGTGTTCGACGAGCTGCGGCGCGTCCCGGCGATCGAGGCCGACCTCGCCCACCTCTACGGGCCCACGTGGCGCGAGGCGGTCCGGACGCTGCCCGCCACGGTCGCGTACGTCGAGCGGCTGCGCACGGTCACCGCCGACCTGCCGGGCTACGCCGCGCACGCCTACACGCGCTACCTCGGCGACCTGTCCGGCGGGCAGGTGCTGCAGCGCATGATCCAGCGGCACTACGGGCTGCAGGCGGGGCTGTCGTTCTACGACTTCCCGCAGATCCACCGGCTCAAGCCGTTCAAGGACGTGTACCGCGAGCGGCTCGACGCGCTCGACCTGTCCCCCGCGCAGCGGGCGGAGGTCGTCGACGAGGCGCGCGTCGCGTTCCGGCTCAACCAGGCGATGTTCACCGACCTGGCCGCCGTGCACGTGCGCTGA